A window of Raineyella sp. W15-4 contains these coding sequences:
- the nuoK gene encoding NADH-quinone oxidoreductase subunit NuoK: MSPNNYLILAALLFVIGASGVMLRRNAIVAFMSIELMLNSANLLLVTFSHYWGVLDGQVGALFVMVVAACEVVVGLAIIVSIFRTRRSASVDDANLLKF, encoded by the coding sequence ATGAGTCCGAACAACTACCTCATCCTGGCGGCGCTGCTGTTCGTCATCGGCGCCTCCGGCGTGATGTTGCGGCGCAACGCGATCGTCGCGTTCATGTCGATCGAGCTGATGCTGAACAGTGCCAACCTGCTGCTGGTCACCTTCTCCCACTACTGGGGGGTCCTGGACGGTCAGGTCGGTGCCCTGTTCGTGATGGTGGTCGCGGCCTGTGAGGTCGTGGTCGGCCTCGCGATCATCGTGTCCATATTCCGTACGCGTCGCTCGGCCTCGGTCGATGACGCCAACCTGCTGAAGTTCTGA
- a CDS encoding NADH-quinone oxidoreductase subunit G has translation MAAMDPADLITVTIDGVEVKVPKGTLIIRAAEMIGHPVPRFCDHPLLDPIGACRQCLVEITDDGRGRPMPKPQASCTTTVMPGQVIKTQLTSPVAAKAQNGINEFLLINHPLDCPICDKGGECPLQNQAMMVGNGDTRFGDVKRTYPKPIPISAEILLDRERCVLCSRCTRFADQIAGDPLIDLAERGAVEQVSIYREQPFDSYFSGNVIQICPVGALTSTAYRFRARPFDLVSTMTTCEHCAAGCELRVDHRRNEVMRRYAGDDPDVNEEWNCDKGRFAFASGRGDDRLTHPLLRENGVLRPASWPEAVNAAVAGLRAAGSAVGLLPGGRITVEDAYAWSKFARVTLGTNNVDFRSRPHSAEETAFLGHAVAGRSLAESVTYADLEQASGVLLVGFEPEEESPIVFLRLRKAWRRKGLPVWTVAPFLSNGATKTGATLLATVPGGEAARLDGLGAEVDLGAAGIILVGERAGADAGTLSAALRLAERTGARLAWIPRRAGERGAVEAGLLPTLLPGGRPVADAAARVDVRAAWEVTDLPAEPGLDADAILAAAADGALKALVVGGVEPTDFASPAAARRGLENAGFVISLEQRLSEVTERADVVFPVSLFEERRGTFLDWEGRARPVAQVVSPRSLVDDLRILVALADGLGTDLGIRDVDAAKAELDQLGRWEGERVTAPAVPASAPAEPGADQLVLATWRTLLDAGRGQDGEPHLAATAPPAVARVSAATAARIGAPETVAVRAGDAELALPLVVEATMVDDVVWVPRNAPGLSVAEHLDVTAGDVVGLVAAPAGTPPTDLTTSPDSTTGGMA, from the coding sequence ATGCCGAAGCCGCAGGCGTCCTGCACCACCACGGTGATGCCGGGCCAGGTGATCAAGACCCAGCTGACCTCGCCGGTGGCCGCCAAGGCCCAGAACGGGATCAACGAGTTCCTGCTGATCAACCACCCGCTCGACTGCCCGATCTGCGACAAGGGCGGCGAGTGCCCGCTGCAGAACCAGGCGATGATGGTCGGCAACGGCGACACCCGGTTCGGCGACGTGAAGCGGACCTACCCGAAGCCGATCCCGATCTCTGCGGAGATCCTGCTCGACCGCGAGCGCTGCGTGCTCTGCTCGCGGTGCACCCGCTTCGCCGACCAGATCGCCGGCGACCCGCTGATCGACCTGGCCGAGCGCGGGGCGGTGGAGCAGGTGTCGATCTACCGCGAGCAGCCGTTCGACTCCTACTTCTCCGGCAACGTCATCCAGATCTGCCCGGTCGGCGCGCTGACCAGCACCGCCTACCGCTTCCGGGCCCGGCCGTTCGACCTGGTCTCGACGATGACTACCTGCGAGCACTGCGCGGCCGGCTGCGAGCTGCGGGTCGACCACCGCCGCAACGAGGTGATGCGTCGCTACGCCGGCGACGACCCGGACGTCAACGAGGAGTGGAACTGCGACAAGGGCCGGTTCGCCTTCGCCTCCGGGCGCGGCGACGACCGGCTCACCCACCCGCTGCTCCGCGAGAACGGCGTGTTGCGGCCCGCCTCCTGGCCCGAGGCGGTCAACGCCGCGGTGGCCGGACTGCGCGCGGCCGGGTCGGCCGTCGGCCTGCTGCCCGGCGGCCGGATCACCGTCGAGGACGCGTACGCCTGGTCGAAGTTCGCCCGGGTGACGCTCGGCACCAACAACGTCGACTTCCGGTCCCGCCCGCACAGTGCCGAGGAGACCGCCTTCCTCGGCCACGCGGTGGCCGGTCGCTCGCTGGCGGAGTCGGTGACGTACGCCGATCTGGAACAGGCCTCCGGGGTGCTGCTCGTCGGGTTCGAGCCCGAGGAGGAGTCGCCGATCGTCTTCCTGCGGCTGCGCAAGGCCTGGCGCAGGAAGGGGCTGCCGGTCTGGACCGTCGCCCCCTTCCTCAGCAACGGGGCGACGAAGACCGGTGCCACCCTGCTGGCCACCGTCCCGGGCGGTGAGGCCGCCCGCCTCGACGGGCTGGGAGCCGAGGTCGATCTCGGTGCCGCCGGGATCATCCTGGTCGGCGAGCGGGCCGGCGCCGACGCCGGCACGCTCAGTGCCGCCCTCCGGCTGGCGGAGCGGACCGGGGCCCGGCTGGCCTGGATCCCCCGCCGGGCCGGGGAACGCGGTGCGGTCGAGGCCGGCCTGCTGCCGACCCTGCTGCCCGGTGGCCGTCCGGTCGCCGATGCCGCCGCCCGGGTCGACGTACGGGCTGCCTGGGAGGTCACCGACCTGCCGGCCGAGCCCGGACTGGACGCGGACGCGATCCTCGCCGCCGCGGCCGACGGTGCACTGAAGGCCTTGGTGGTCGGCGGCGTCGAGCCGACCGACTTCGCCAGCCCGGCGGCCGCCCGCCGTGGTCTGGAGAACGCCGGTTTCGTGATCAGCCTGGAGCAGCGGCTCTCCGAGGTGACCGAGCGCGCCGACGTGGTGTTCCCGGTCAGCCTGTTCGAGGAGCGCCGCGGCACCTTCCTGGACTGGGAGGGACGCGCGCGTCCGGTCGCCCAGGTGGTCTCGCCACGGTCCCTGGTCGACGACCTGCGGATCCTGGTCGCCCTCGCCGACGGGCTGGGCACCGACCTCGGGATCCGCGACGTCGACGCCGCCAAGGCCGAGCTCGACCAGCTCGGCCGCTGGGAGGGGGAGCGGGTCACCGCCCCGGCCGTCCCCGCATCCGCCCCGGCCGAGCCCGGCGCCGACCAGCTCGTGCTGGCGACCTGGCGCACCCTGCTCGACGCCGGCCGCGGCCAGGACGGCGAGCCCCACCTCGCCGCGACCGCGCCCCCCGCGGTGGCCCGGGTCTCGGCGGCCACCGCCGCCCGGATCGGCGCCCCGGAGACGGTGGCGGTGCGGGCCGGCGACGCCGAGCTGGCGCTGCCGCTGGTGGTCGAGGCGACGATGGTCGACGACGTGGTCTGGGTGCCGCGCAACGCCCCCGGGCTGTCCGTGGCCGAGCACCTCGACGTCACCGCGGGCGACGTAGTCGGGCTCGTCGCGGCCCCGGCCGGGACCCCGCCCACCGACCTGACCACTAGCCCCGACTCGACGACTGGAGGCATGGCATGA
- the nuoH gene encoding NADH-quinone oxidoreductase subunit NuoH gives MIPLDLSLFGHDPVWLVIVKVIIWFVFILLATIFNVWMERRTLGRMQQRIGPNFAGPFGLIQALGDGLKLLFKEDVTPKLADRFVFKLAPFIMTVVAFGTFSLIPFGGTVKMFGVQTQLQLVDTPAAVLLYLALTSIAVYGVVLAGWSSSSTYALLGGLRSTASMISYEIAMGLSLVSVFLYAGTMSTSEIVQAQARPLQFGSAVWQGSMGWYFLLLIPSFIIYVISMFAETNRQPFDLPEAEGELGSGYMTEYSGMTYALFFLSEYINMFLVSCVATTLFMGGYLPIWPFNNIPALNNPWLGPVWFLIKAYCFMFLFMWVRATVPRIRYDQLMRLGWKWLIPISLGWTMLVAVFRVGVADGWIGSRGFWIAAIVVAAVLIALLLFGGPRQAAEPEPEPTAFDPYAGGYPVPPMGDQQVPGLVDVVSSAVDEPAGAALSETSDSQRRADS, from the coding sequence ATGATCCCGCTGGACCTCTCCCTGTTCGGTCACGACCCGGTGTGGTTGGTGATCGTCAAGGTGATCATCTGGTTCGTGTTCATCCTGTTGGCGACGATCTTCAACGTCTGGATGGAGCGACGTACGCTCGGTCGGATGCAGCAACGCATCGGGCCGAACTTCGCCGGCCCGTTCGGCCTGATCCAGGCCCTCGGTGACGGCCTGAAGCTGCTGTTCAAGGAGGACGTGACGCCGAAGCTGGCGGACCGGTTCGTCTTCAAGCTGGCGCCGTTCATCATGACGGTGGTCGCCTTCGGCACCTTCTCGCTGATCCCGTTCGGCGGCACGGTGAAGATGTTCGGGGTGCAGACGCAGCTGCAGCTGGTGGACACTCCTGCCGCGGTGCTGCTCTACCTGGCGCTCACCTCGATCGCCGTGTACGGCGTGGTGCTGGCCGGCTGGTCGTCCTCCTCCACATACGCCCTGCTCGGCGGCCTGCGCTCGACCGCCTCGATGATCTCGTACGAGATCGCGATGGGCCTGTCGCTGGTGTCGGTCTTCCTCTACGCGGGGACGATGTCGACCAGCGAGATCGTCCAGGCGCAGGCCCGGCCGCTGCAGTTCGGTTCAGCAGTGTGGCAGGGGTCGATGGGCTGGTACTTCCTGCTCCTCATCCCGTCGTTCATCATCTACGTAATCTCGATGTTCGCCGAGACGAACCGCCAGCCGTTCGACCTCCCGGAGGCCGAGGGTGAGCTGGGGTCGGGCTACATGACGGAGTACTCCGGCATGACCTACGCCCTGTTCTTCCTCTCCGAGTACATCAACATGTTCCTGGTGTCCTGCGTGGCCACCACGCTGTTCATGGGTGGCTACCTGCCGATCTGGCCGTTCAACAACATCCCGGCGCTGAACAACCCGTGGCTGGGCCCGGTCTGGTTCCTGATCAAGGCCTACTGCTTCATGTTCCTGTTCATGTGGGTCCGGGCGACCGTTCCGCGGATCCGGTACGACCAGCTGATGCGGCTGGGCTGGAAGTGGCTGATCCCGATCTCCCTGGGCTGGACGATGCTCGTCGCGGTGTTCCGCGTCGGCGTCGCCGACGGCTGGATCGGCAGCCGGGGCTTCTGGATCGCGGCGATCGTCGTCGCGGCGGTGCTGATCGCCCTGCTGCTCTTCGGCGGGCCGCGGCAGGCCGCGGAGCCGGAGCCGGAGCCGACGGCGTTCGACCCGTACGCCGGTGGCTATCCGGTCCCGCCGATGGGTGACCAGCAGGTGCCCGGCCTGGTCGACGTGGTCAGTTCGGCGGTCGACGAGCCCGCCGGTGCCGCCCTGTCCGAAACGTCCGACTCCCAGCGAAGGGCTGATTCCTGA
- the nuoL gene encoding NADH-quinone oxidoreductase subunit L: MIPLELTASVPAEGMFTWGWTMIAAPALGALLLLVLGRLTDRWGHYLATLMPIWSFAIASTLFVGLLTRPGDQRVVSAPLYEWISAGPWTASFGLRIDPLSILFALLVTGVGSLIHIYSIGYMAHDPNRRRFFAYLNLFITAMLILVLADNYLLLFMGWEGVGLSSYLLIGFWQERPSAAKAATKAFVMNRVGDVGMSIALILMIALFGSTSYDVVNAGAPQMTTPIATLLGILLLVGACAKSAQVPLQAWLLDAMEGPTPVSALIHAATMVTAGVYLVVRSGSIYAMSEAASTVVVIVGTVTLLAGAWIGSAKDDIKKVLAGSTMSQIGYMMLAAGIGPAGYVFAIFHLLTHGFFKANMFLGAGSIMHGMNDDVNMRHYGGLARAMRITFITFAMGYLAIIGFPFFAGFYSKDHIIEAAFEHNVIIGILALVGAGVTGFYMTRLMMMTFFGEKRWRADQHPHESPAVMWVPLVILAAMSVFGGFEFNNWIGRFLAPAVNGVPEVPGLFHFSPIAVITLLVVAAGVALGWWLYRGDIPDEAPQNVSVVTRIGRNDLYQDTINAAAFTNTGNGVVTGVVAVDDHAIDAVANGTGTAFAGVGQLFKRVQTGYVRSYALTMVAGSVLIAVVLILGRLA, encoded by the coding sequence ATGATTCCGCTTGAACTGACCGCCTCGGTCCCGGCCGAGGGAATGTTCACCTGGGGCTGGACGATGATCGCCGCGCCCGCGCTCGGTGCCCTGCTGCTGCTCGTCCTCGGTCGGCTCACCGACCGCTGGGGCCACTACCTGGCCACCCTGATGCCGATCTGGTCGTTCGCGATCGCCTCGACGCTGTTCGTCGGGCTGCTCACCCGGCCGGGGGACCAGCGGGTGGTCAGTGCCCCGCTGTACGAGTGGATCAGCGCCGGCCCATGGACGGCGAGCTTCGGGCTGCGGATCGACCCGCTGTCGATCCTGTTCGCCCTGCTGGTCACCGGGGTCGGCTCGCTGATCCACATCTACTCGATCGGCTACATGGCGCACGACCCGAACCGACGCCGCTTCTTCGCCTACCTGAACCTGTTCATCACCGCGATGCTGATCCTGGTGCTGGCGGACAACTACCTGCTGCTGTTCATGGGCTGGGAGGGTGTCGGCCTGTCGTCCTACCTGCTGATCGGCTTCTGGCAGGAGCGGCCGAGTGCCGCGAAGGCGGCCACCAAGGCGTTCGTGATGAACCGCGTCGGTGACGTCGGGATGTCCATCGCGCTGATCCTGATGATCGCCCTGTTCGGCTCCACCTCGTACGACGTGGTCAACGCCGGGGCGCCGCAGATGACCACTCCGATCGCCACCCTGCTGGGCATCCTGCTGTTGGTCGGCGCCTGCGCCAAGTCGGCCCAGGTGCCGCTGCAGGCCTGGCTGCTCGACGCGATGGAGGGCCCGACCCCGGTCTCCGCGCTGATCCACGCCGCGACGATGGTCACCGCCGGTGTCTACCTGGTGGTCCGCTCCGGCTCGATCTACGCGATGTCCGAGGCCGCCTCCACCGTGGTGGTGATCGTCGGCACCGTCACCCTGCTCGCCGGTGCCTGGATCGGCTCGGCCAAGGACGACATCAAGAAGGTGCTGGCCGGCTCGACCATGTCGCAGATCGGCTACATGATGCTCGCCGCCGGGATCGGCCCGGCCGGGTACGTGTTCGCGATCTTCCACCTGCTGACCCACGGCTTCTTCAAGGCCAACATGTTCCTCGGCGCCGGCTCGATCATGCACGGCATGAACGACGACGTGAACATGCGCCACTACGGCGGCCTGGCCCGCGCCATGCGGATCACCTTCATCACCTTCGCGATGGGCTACCTGGCGATCATCGGCTTCCCGTTCTTCGCCGGCTTCTATTCGAAGGACCACATCATCGAGGCGGCGTTCGAGCACAACGTGATCATCGGCATCCTGGCGCTGGTCGGCGCCGGGGTCACCGGCTTCTACATGACCCGGCTGATGATGATGACCTTCTTCGGCGAGAAGCGCTGGCGTGCCGACCAGCACCCGCACGAGTCCCCGGCGGTGATGTGGGTGCCGCTGGTGATCCTTGCGGCGATGTCGGTGTTCGGCGGCTTCGAGTTCAACAACTGGATCGGCCGCTTCCTGGCCCCCGCGGTGAACGGTGTGCCGGAGGTCCCGGGGCTGTTCCACTTCAGCCCGATCGCCGTCATCACCCTGCTGGTGGTGGCCGCGGGGGTGGCCCTCGGCTGGTGGCTGTACCGCGGTGACATCCCCGACGAGGCGCCGCAGAACGTGTCGGTGGTGACCCGGATCGGCCGCAACGACCTCTACCAGGACACCATCAACGCCGCGGCCTTCACCAACACCGGCAACGGCGTGGTGACGGGCGTGGTCGCGGTCGACGACCACGCGATCGACGCGGTCGCCAACGGTACCGGGACCGCCTTCGCGGGGGTCGGCCAGCTCTTCAAGCGGGTCCAGACCGGCTATGTCCGTTCGTACGCGCTGACGATGGTGGCGGGCTCCGTCCTCATCGCCGTCGTGCTGATCCTGGGCCGGCTGGCCTGA
- a CDS encoding NADH-quinone oxidoreductase subunit J, with protein MIPLVTAQAVAFWLLAPLMVLAALGIVLSRKPVHSALLMAFVMIALAVQYGALDSPFLLAVQIIVYTGAIMMLFLFVVMLVGVDTTDSIVETIKGQRVLAALAAIALLVLVIVGVGNAVSGTPRGLADANSLGNAQGIAYLLFNRYVLVLEASAALLLIATIGAMVLAHRERTTPKKSQAEQSQERMQAYARTGAHPGGLPSSGVFARHNGVDAPALLPDGSVAEPSVSRTLKLRGVMLQGDHLADPVRESLGEIAPGSDDAVGGRTVAQAHADDLEEARAEREQLEAATVAGAGTESAEGTEER; from the coding sequence ATGATCCCCCTGGTGACCGCACAGGCGGTGGCCTTCTGGCTGCTGGCGCCGCTGATGGTGCTGGCGGCCCTCGGCATCGTGCTGTCCCGCAAGCCGGTCCACTCGGCGCTGCTGATGGCCTTCGTGATGATCGCGCTGGCCGTGCAGTACGGTGCGCTGGACTCGCCCTTCCTGCTGGCGGTGCAGATCATCGTCTACACCGGCGCGATCATGATGCTGTTCCTCTTCGTGGTGATGCTGGTCGGTGTCGACACCACCGACTCGATCGTCGAGACGATCAAGGGGCAGCGGGTGCTGGCGGCGCTGGCCGCGATCGCCCTGCTGGTGCTGGTCATCGTCGGCGTCGGCAACGCCGTCAGCGGCACGCCGCGCGGCCTGGCCGACGCGAACTCGCTGGGCAACGCCCAGGGCATCGCCTACCTGCTGTTCAACCGCTACGTGCTGGTGCTGGAGGCGTCGGCCGCCCTGCTGCTGATCGCCACCATCGGCGCGATGGTGCTCGCCCACCGGGAGCGGACCACGCCGAAGAAGTCCCAGGCCGAACAGTCCCAGGAGCGGATGCAGGCGTACGCCCGCACCGGTGCCCACCCCGGTGGGCTGCCATCCTCCGGGGTCTTCGCCCGGCACAACGGTGTCGACGCCCCGGCCCTGCTGCCGGACGGGTCGGTCGCCGAGCCGTCGGTGTCGCGGACCCTGAAGCTGCGCGGTGTGATGCTCCAGGGCGATCACCTGGCCGACCCGGTGCGGGAGAGCCTCGGCGAGATCGCGCCCGGCTCCGACGACGCCGTCGGCGGGCGGACCGTCGCACAGGCGCACGCCGATGATCTCGAGGAGGCGCGCGCCGAGCGCGAGCAGCTGGAGGCCGCCACGGTGGCGGGCGCCGGGACCGAGTCCGCGGAGGGAACCGAAGAACGATGA